In the Setaria italica strain Yugu1 chromosome VI, Setaria_italica_v2.0, whole genome shotgun sequence genome, one interval contains:
- the LOC101757353 gene encoding auxin-responsive protein SAUR36, whose protein sequence is MISSKKLAQLSKKWQGMGAIGRKRVTTVDKEINPSCSSIVAGKGNCIVYSSDGKRFEIPLAYLHTTVFSELLKLSQEEFGFTSDGRITMPCDTAVMEYVMCLIRREASQDVEKALLSSILMPCHHLSWMVQPPSGVNQQFAMCSS, encoded by the coding sequence ATGATCAGTTCCAAGAAGCTAGCTCAACTGTCCAAGAAGTGGCAGGGAATGGGTGCAATCGGGCGGAAAAGGGTCACAACTGTGGACAAGGAGATCAACCCATCTTGCAGCAGCATAGTTGCAGGGAAGGGCAACTGCATTGTCTACTCTTCCGACGGGAAGCGGTTTGAGATCCCCCTCGCTTACCTCCACACAACAGTCTTCTCGGAGCTCCTGAAGCTATCACAGGAAGAGTTTGGGTTCACAAGTGATGGAAGGATCACAATGCCTTGCGATACAGCAGTGATGGAGTATGTGATGTGTTTGATAAGGAGAGAAGCCTCCCAAGATGTTGAGAAGGCGCTCCTCAGTTCCATACTGATGCCTTGCCACCACCTGAGCTGGATGGTGCAGCCACCCAGCGGAGTGAACCAGCAATTTGCCATGTGCAGCtcctga
- the LOC101757754 gene encoding auxin-responsive protein SAUR36, with amino-acid sequence MISSKKVAQLSKKWQGMGAIGRRRVTTVDKEINPSCSSIVAGKGNCIVYSSDGKRFEIPLMYLRTTVFAELLKLSQEEFGFTSDGRITLPCDTAVMEYVMCLLRRDATEDVEKALSSILMPCRHQSRMVQPSSGLNQQFAVCSS; translated from the coding sequence ATGATCAGCTCCAAGAAGGTAGCTCAGCTGTCCAAGAAGTGGCAGGGAATGGGAGCAATTGGGCGAAGAAGGGTCACAACTGTGGACAAAGAGATCAACCCATCTTGCAGCAGCATAGTTGCAGGGAAGGGCAACTGCATTGTCTACTCTTCTGATGGGAAGCGGTTTGAGATCCCCCTCATGTACCTCCGCACAACAGTCTTCGCGGAGCTCCTGAAGCTGTCACAGGAAGAGTTTGGGTTCACAAGTGATGGGAGAATCACACTGCCTTGTGATACAGCAGTGATGGAGTATGTGATGTGTTTACTGAGAAGAGACGCCACTGAAGATGTTGAGAAGGCACTCAGTTCCATACTGATGCCTTGCCGCCACCAAAGCAGAATGGTGCAACCATCCAGTGGATTGAACCAGCAATTTGCTGTCTGCAGCTCCTGA